One stretch of Candidatus Baltobacteraceae bacterium DNA includes these proteins:
- a CDS encoding S8 family serine peptidase, with protein sequence MNYRALLALVISVSLLTACGGGGGSTPGGGGGGGGNGGGGSSGTLSASGGTIALPTSGGISPTLTYPSSNIPSGVKVTFTAAGSGPTPFSNARHTASGTASAIYTMTFGGNASGQSVTFNGNLTLSYSGTSSNLILEIFDTTQINNASFTNPVATCPETSSSGTVTFTCSGSVSISSLSDAFALEIVSGSNLVSANAFTCPTSDSTSSVARGAVSASEATRHNLTRVRPSMKNVGGQIAVVYNRASFQRSTASFTRSEQSAGTTLSHTFDYPNLGKTIHVLAVPAAQSAAAIAALRSQPGVLSVATTQRRYSLTSSALIVNNHYFGGFAPSNVAPYYEGSALPGQWDMHAIGMEHVFGYSQASGNGAPGGANAAALGTHNAKIAIIDTGEDTTHPDLTANIIYQKCFITPVDSNGDPTGSQSTSNFTTDPFGHGTDVSGIAAAVTDPASIPATTNGFAGAGGNSGIMAYRVFPTPDDTCEQSNGGDNQCGASTTDIAAAIDDAVTNGAMVISMSLGGSGCSGGNDTDAAEGAAVENAISHNVIVVAASGNESASSVDAPGCDTGVIAVGATSLDDGSPNGTGAGGNAVPAGTPSAPSEYVASYSNFGSTNTLHSAASWGIVAPGGDPASDVDDDDLHWIENIWTSTPYMSNSNDTDYAGECTDDYPNSSGTTAPVDCRTLIAGTSMSTPHVAGVAALICGLNPADCNPTAMKTLLCTTADTLNSTHQGCGRLNAYRAVAMALSDPSLP encoded by the coding sequence GTGAATTATCGTGCATTGCTTGCTTTGGTTATCTCCGTGTCGCTGCTTACGGCTTGCGGCGGTGGAGGCGGTTCCACACCCGGCGGCGGCGGTGGTGGCGGCGGCAACGGCGGCGGAGGTTCGAGTGGGACACTGAGCGCGAGCGGCGGAACGATCGCACTGCCGACATCCGGCGGCATCTCGCCGACCTTGACATATCCGAGCAGCAACATTCCGAGTGGCGTCAAGGTAACGTTCACGGCAGCAGGCAGCGGTCCGACGCCGTTCAGCAACGCGCGGCACACGGCATCCGGTACCGCGTCCGCGATCTACACGATGACGTTCGGCGGCAATGCGTCGGGACAGAGCGTGACCTTCAATGGTAACTTGACGCTCTCGTACTCGGGCACAAGCTCGAATCTGATTTTAGAAATCTTCGACACGACGCAGATCAATAACGCGTCGTTTACGAATCCGGTAGCGACGTGTCCCGAAACCTCGAGCAGCGGGACCGTTACGTTCACGTGCTCCGGCTCTGTTTCGATTTCAAGCTTGAGCGATGCGTTCGCGCTCGAGATCGTCTCCGGTTCGAATCTCGTCTCTGCCAACGCATTCACTTGCCCGACCAGCGACAGTACGAGCTCGGTCGCGCGCGGCGCAGTTTCGGCGAGTGAAGCAACCCGGCACAACCTTACGCGGGTGCGGCCGTCGATGAAGAACGTCGGCGGACAAATTGCGGTTGTTTACAATCGCGCAAGCTTCCAGCGTTCGACCGCCTCGTTTACTCGCAGCGAGCAGAGCGCAGGCACGACGCTCTCGCACACGTTCGACTATCCGAACCTCGGTAAGACGATTCACGTCCTGGCCGTTCCGGCGGCGCAATCCGCGGCTGCGATTGCAGCACTGCGTTCGCAACCGGGCGTGCTCAGCGTTGCTACGACCCAGCGCCGCTATTCGTTGACGTCCTCGGCATTGATCGTCAACAACCACTATTTTGGCGGGTTCGCACCCTCGAACGTCGCGCCGTACTACGAAGGCTCCGCATTACCGGGACAATGGGACATGCACGCGATTGGGATGGAGCACGTTTTCGGCTATTCGCAAGCCTCGGGCAATGGAGCACCTGGCGGAGCGAACGCCGCCGCTCTCGGCACGCATAACGCCAAGATCGCGATCATCGACACCGGTGAAGATACGACGCATCCGGACTTGACCGCGAATATAATCTATCAGAAATGCTTTATCACGCCGGTCGATTCGAACGGCGACCCGACCGGTTCACAATCGACGTCGAATTTCACGACCGATCCGTTCGGCCATGGTACGGATGTGAGCGGCATCGCGGCCGCCGTCACGGATCCCGCGAGCATTCCCGCAACGACGAACGGTTTCGCCGGTGCGGGCGGCAACTCGGGCATTATGGCGTATCGCGTGTTCCCGACCCCCGATGATACGTGCGAACAGAGTAACGGCGGCGACAATCAGTGCGGCGCATCGACGACGGACATCGCCGCTGCGATCGACGATGCCGTTACCAATGGCGCCATGGTCATCTCGATGAGCTTGGGCGGCAGCGGATGCAGCGGTGGTAACGACACAGATGCAGCCGAGGGCGCTGCAGTTGAAAATGCAATCTCGCATAACGTCATCGTCGTGGCTGCATCGGGCAACGAATCTGCCAGTAGTGTCGATGCGCCCGGCTGCGACACGGGTGTCATCGCGGTCGGCGCGACCTCGCTCGACGACGGCTCGCCGAACGGAACGGGGGCTGGCGGGAACGCAGTTCCGGCGGGCACTCCTAGCGCCCCGAGCGAGTACGTTGCGTCCTACAGCAACTTCGGTTCAACGAACACGCTGCATAGCGCGGCCTCGTGGGGTATCGTCGCCCCGGGCGGCGATCCGGCAAGTGATGTCGATGATGACGACCTGCACTGGATCGAAAATATCTGGACCTCGACGCCGTACATGTCGAACAGCAACGATACCGACTACGCCGGTGAGTGCACGGACGACTATCCGAATTCGAGCGGGACGACAGCGCCGGTGGATTGCCGCACGTTGATCGCCGGCACCTCGATGTCGACGCCGCACGTCGCGGGCGTGGCAGCCCTGATCTGCGGCTTGAATCCCGCCGATTGCAATCCGACCGCAATGAAGACGTTGCTCTGCACGACGGCGGACACGTTGAACAGCACGCATCAAGGTTGCGGCCGGCTCAACGCCTATCGCGCCGTCGCCATGGCTCTAAGCGACCCGAGCCTGCCGTAA
- a CDS encoding glycoside hydrolase family 16 protein, with amino-acid sequence MRFVRFAVVAVIAVSAFAPILAARAHEGLPEVPGPQPSVIARTTVYAFYGNQLDRRHWHAVEHRGAGQDTPYPEQQYYTPDAVIVDRGVLHLNALSYDVLDPATGYDYPVEAGRVESNDAYLYGRISVKLKVPIGNGFWPSVWMRTPEGRPLGGQIDIFDGFGSHTNGFTASVATWSNGSVASNRCVIVENYQALTNCTRIGNPQRKLINYAHEYHTFGIDWRPDHLTWYVDNKPYWTITSGIPSVPMVLVMDLAVGGVQDGPLPIPMHRKLPADFEIASVTISR; translated from the coding sequence ATGCGGTTTGTGCGGTTCGCGGTCGTTGCGGTCATCGCCGTGAGTGCTTTTGCGCCCATTTTGGCGGCGCGCGCCCACGAGGGTCTGCCCGAAGTCCCGGGGCCGCAGCCCTCGGTTATCGCACGAACGACGGTCTACGCGTTCTATGGCAATCAGCTGGATCGCCGTCACTGGCATGCGGTCGAGCACCGCGGCGCCGGTCAAGACACGCCGTATCCTGAACAGCAGTACTACACGCCCGATGCCGTTATCGTCGATCGCGGCGTGCTGCACCTCAACGCGCTCTCGTACGACGTGCTCGATCCTGCAACGGGTTACGACTATCCGGTCGAAGCCGGCCGCGTCGAGAGCAACGATGCATATCTCTACGGACGCATCAGCGTAAAGCTGAAGGTCCCGATCGGCAACGGTTTTTGGCCGTCGGTTTGGATGCGCACGCCCGAGGGACGTCCGCTCGGCGGACAGATCGACATCTTCGACGGCTTCGGCAGTCATACGAACGGCTTCACCGCATCGGTTGCGACGTGGTCGAACGGCTCAGTGGCTTCGAACCGGTGCGTCATCGTCGAGAATTATCAGGCGCTAACCAATTGCACGCGCATCGGCAATCCACAGCGCAAACTGATCAACTACGCGCACGAGTATCACACGTTCGGCATCGATTGGCGTCCGGATCATCTTACGTGGTACGTCGACAACAAGCCGTACTGGACGATCACGAGTGGCATTCCGAGCGTACCGATGGTGCTGGTTATGGATCTTGCGGTCGGAGGCGTCCAAGATGGGCCGCTTCCGATTCCGATGCACCGAAAGCTTCCGGCCGACTTCGAGATCGCTTCAGTCACAATCTCGCGCTAA
- a CDS encoding antibiotic biosynthesis monooxygenase, translating to MYCLAVTYVIQAGKEEEALAHLRVLASESVKEPGCKMYVGHKATELERTIFIYEQYVDEAAYWKHRETPHFLAHGGGGLMKLAESRTPVFCIPVD from the coding sequence TTGTACTGTTTAGCGGTCACGTACGTTATCCAGGCCGGTAAAGAAGAAGAGGCGCTCGCGCATCTGCGCGTGCTCGCGTCGGAATCGGTGAAAGAGCCGGGCTGCAAGATGTACGTCGGCCACAAAGCGACGGAGCTCGAGCGCACGATATTCATCTACGAACAATACGTTGATGAAGCCGCATATTGGAAACACCGTGAGACGCCGCATTTTCTCGCACACGGCGGCGGCGGATTGATGAAGCTCGCCGAATCGCGCACGCCGGTTTTCTGTATTCCGGTCGACTAG
- a CDS encoding GntR family transcriptional regulator, whose translation MSLAFPPLYYRIQEMLRQQIASGELAVGARVPSESELAERFETTRSTVRQALAHLTFEGLIVRRVGHGTFVAKPQIEGHLSTSRPISFEEQMEEAGVRVGFRLISFEEVAASEEMASALQVAPKSHIFRLQRLRLVDGEIVGYEDRALPQRIGKRIPASSLTNTSAMAMTESAMGARFSGAAVTVAAEPSRAKIARLLAIRVGTPILLRMHTFFDQNGVPALTGSAYYRADKFRFTFRFGRTS comes from the coding sequence GTGAGCCTCGCGTTTCCGCCGCTCTACTACCGCATCCAGGAGATGCTGCGCCAGCAGATCGCCTCGGGAGAGCTTGCCGTCGGCGCCCGCGTCCCATCCGAGAGCGAACTCGCCGAACGATTCGAGACGACGCGCAGCACGGTCCGTCAAGCGCTCGCGCACCTTACGTTTGAAGGCCTGATCGTGCGCCGCGTTGGGCACGGCACGTTCGTCGCAAAACCGCAAATCGAAGGCCATCTCTCCACATCGCGACCAATCTCGTTCGAAGAACAAATGGAAGAGGCCGGCGTGCGCGTCGGTTTTCGCCTGATCAGCTTTGAGGAAGTGGCCGCCTCGGAAGAGATGGCCAGTGCTCTGCAAGTTGCACCGAAGTCGCACATCTTTCGCTTGCAGCGGTTGCGACTCGTCGACGGCGAAATCGTCGGTTACGAGGATCGCGCATTACCGCAACGCATCGGAAAGCGCATACCCGCGTCGTCCCTCACGAATACCTCGGCGATGGCGATGACCGAATCCGCGATGGGCGCACGTTTCAGCGGCGCGGCGGTAACGGTTGCCGCCGAACCGTCGCGCGCCAAGATCGCGAGGCTGCTGGCAATCAGAGTCGGTACGCCGATTCTGCTGCGGATGCACACGTTCTTCGACCAGAACGGCGTCCCGGCCCTGACCGGAAGCGCGTACTATCGCGCCGACAAATTCCGGTTTACGTTTCGATTCGGCCGGACGAGCTAG
- a CDS encoding hydantoinase B/oxoprolinase family protein yields the protein MSRTHASRAIDPVDLEILWNGLVMIVDEGAFAIIRTSMSKVVVEGRDFGAMLYDPQGRLLAADVSIASKTGATSIVVKELLKRFPPETLRPGDVLATNNPWWIMGHLNDIAIVAPIFHKKKLVAFAECIAHMGDIGGSLSGAPREVYEEGVIIPPLRVATAAGENETFFKMLEANVRTPGQVGGDVRALIAGCNVMERSLQAFLERHALADLDRLGSAILERSARTMRASIRKAIPNGVYYGETAMDGPSGPMDIRAKVTCTDGDVTIDFEGSSLQSTLGINSTLVYTGVWCKYIMKCLVCPELPNNEGTFAPIKVQAPEGSFLNPTWPAPVKMKPSSGHYIPVAIVAALADVIPERILAESGNKFLLYLAGRDADDRAFSDMLFVMGGMGARANKDGLHCMSFPANSSNLPVEVLENAIPVLVRHKRLRPDSGGAGRFRGGCGQDFAIESLSERPVTARAEHGKLHTPPQGFRGGKPGAAGDLTLNGTRIPDKLPVILNRGDVLRMETPGSGGVYPANERNPDALRADVEGGIVSPGSAQRDYA from the coding sequence ATGAGCCGCACGCACGCCTCAAGAGCGATCGATCCCGTCGATCTGGAGATCCTGTGGAATGGCCTCGTGATGATCGTCGACGAGGGAGCGTTCGCGATCATTCGCACCTCAATGTCCAAGGTCGTCGTCGAAGGACGCGATTTCGGCGCGATGCTCTACGATCCGCAAGGACGGTTGCTCGCCGCAGACGTCAGCATCGCTTCAAAGACCGGCGCGACCTCGATCGTCGTGAAAGAGCTACTCAAACGCTTTCCGCCGGAAACTCTGCGACCCGGCGACGTCCTGGCCACCAACAATCCGTGGTGGATCATGGGACATCTCAACGACATCGCCATCGTCGCGCCGATCTTTCATAAAAAGAAGCTCGTCGCGTTCGCCGAGTGTATCGCACATATGGGTGACATCGGCGGCAGTCTCTCCGGTGCGCCGCGTGAAGTCTACGAAGAAGGTGTCATCATCCCACCGCTGCGCGTCGCGACGGCTGCCGGCGAGAACGAAACGTTCTTCAAGATGCTGGAAGCCAACGTTCGCACGCCGGGACAGGTTGGCGGCGATGTGCGTGCCTTAATCGCGGGCTGCAACGTGATGGAACGCTCGCTGCAAGCATTTCTCGAACGGCACGCGCTAGCGGATCTCGACAGGCTCGGCAGCGCGATTCTCGAGCGCTCGGCGCGAACCATGCGTGCCTCGATTCGCAAAGCGATTCCGAACGGGGTTTACTACGGCGAGACCGCAATGGACGGGCCGAGTGGGCCGATGGACATCCGCGCAAAGGTGACCTGCACTGACGGCGACGTGACGATCGACTTCGAGGGCAGCTCGCTGCAAAGTACGCTCGGCATCAATTCAACGCTGGTCTACACCGGCGTATGGTGCAAATACATCATGAAGTGCCTCGTCTGTCCGGAGCTGCCGAACAACGAAGGCACGTTCGCGCCCATCAAGGTGCAAGCACCGGAAGGTAGCTTCCTCAATCCGACGTGGCCGGCACCGGTTAAAATGAAACCGAGCAGCGGTCACTATATCCCTGTTGCGATCGTGGCAGCGCTCGCCGACGTGATCCCGGAGCGTATCTTGGCGGAATCCGGCAACAAGTTCTTGCTGTACCTCGCCGGACGCGACGCGGACGACCGTGCGTTTTCCGACATGTTGTTCGTCATGGGCGGCATGGGCGCGCGCGCAAACAAAGATGGTTTGCACTGTATGAGCTTCCCGGCGAACTCGTCAAACCTGCCAGTTGAAGTTTTGGAGAATGCGATTCCCGTGCTCGTGCGGCATAAGCGCTTGCGTCCGGATTCCGGTGGCGCGGGCCGGTTCCGCGGCGGATGCGGTCAGGATTTTGCAATCGAATCGCTTTCGGAACGGCCGGTGACGGCGCGCGCCGAGCACGGCAAGCTTCATACGCCCCCTCAGGGATTTCGCGGTGGAAAACCGGGAGCAGCCGGTGACCTGACGTTGAACGGCACGCGCATCCCGGACAAGCTGCCGGTCATCTTGAATCGCGGCGACGTTCTGCGGATGGAAACGCCGGGTTCCGGCGGTGTCTATCCCGCAAACGAGCGCAATCCGGACGCTCTGCGCGCCGACGTTGAAGGTGGAATTGTTTCCCCCGGCTCGGCGCAACGCGACTACGCATGA
- a CDS encoding hydantoinase/oxoprolinase family protein — protein MSPKRFALGVDIGGTFTDLVVFDSSSGRVQTGKVLNDYGDLAETVLRGARQILANGSFASADLARVVHGTTLVTNALIERRGADTALIVTKGFRDVLEFGRESRYDIYAIDLEVPQPLVPRQLVFEADERLDRLGNVLQELDESGVRTLARDLVKANVRAVAVCLLHAYRKAVHERRIAAIFAEEAPGIDVSLSSDVMPDIREYERACTTVANAYVQPQIRDYLDNLAGGLRSLGVTAPLLLMTSDGGTISSQTALSHPVRLVESGPAGGAIAASFIGREHDIDRILAYDMGGTTAKICLIEGQAPEHTDRFEFGRVFRFAKGSGLPLSVPSIEMIEIGAGGGSIAHVDTTGRLRIGPQSSGASPGPACYGLGGQSATVTDADLFLGYLDADSFLGGRMKLDRDAAAAAIDRSVAQPLALSRVRAASGIYDVVNDNMARAAKIHCLERGKDAREYTLVAYGGAGPVHAEAIARELGIRTIVYPLRAGVMSAFGFLVAPPSFEMLHAIPAPLEMLEPVDVNPRLREMESRGRALVRSAGVAASECIVRREVDLRFRGQSFQLSVALPNAVFRKKDVATLRTRFLHLYRERFHRLNPDVPLEVTSVRVIVSGKRKAVKLQRISGTGSRAKKGERKIYFSSRGAFVTGGVYDRYALRPRARIAGPAVIEEAESTVVLHPGSRGRVAENGSLIVTLPS, from the coding sequence ATGAGTCCGAAGCGGTTCGCACTCGGCGTCGATATCGGTGGTACATTCACCGATCTCGTAGTGTTCGATTCGTCGAGCGGGCGCGTCCAAACAGGCAAGGTCTTGAACGACTACGGAGATCTTGCGGAAACCGTCCTTCGCGGTGCGCGGCAGATACTTGCGAACGGTTCGTTTGCAAGTGCCGATCTTGCACGCGTGGTTCATGGGACCACGCTCGTGACGAATGCATTGATCGAGCGGCGCGGTGCGGACACAGCGCTGATCGTGACCAAAGGATTTCGCGATGTCCTCGAGTTCGGTCGCGAAAGCCGCTACGACATCTACGCGATCGACTTGGAAGTACCGCAACCGCTCGTCCCGCGACAACTTGTTTTCGAAGCCGACGAGCGTCTCGACCGCTTGGGGAACGTTCTTCAAGAACTCGATGAATCAGGGGTCCGCACGCTCGCGCGCGATCTCGTCAAAGCCAATGTCCGTGCGGTTGCCGTCTGCTTGCTGCACGCCTATCGCAAGGCAGTGCACGAGCGGCGCATAGCCGCGATCTTTGCCGAAGAAGCACCCGGGATCGACGTTTCCCTTTCGTCCGACGTAATGCCCGACATCCGCGAATACGAGCGCGCGTGCACGACCGTAGCCAATGCCTACGTGCAGCCGCAGATTCGCGACTATCTGGATAATCTCGCGGGAGGCTTGCGTTCGCTGGGCGTGACGGCGCCGCTGCTCTTGATGACGTCCGACGGCGGCACGATCAGCTCGCAAACTGCACTCTCGCATCCGGTGCGGCTTGTCGAGTCCGGTCCGGCCGGAGGCGCGATTGCGGCTTCGTTCATCGGACGCGAGCACGATATCGATCGCATCCTTGCATACGACATGGGCGGGACGACTGCTAAGATTTGTTTGATCGAAGGCCAAGCGCCCGAGCATACGGATCGTTTCGAATTCGGGCGAGTCTTCCGGTTCGCAAAGGGAAGCGGGTTGCCGCTCAGCGTTCCTTCGATCGAGATGATCGAGATCGGCGCCGGCGGCGGAAGCATCGCACACGTCGACACAACGGGCCGCTTGCGTATCGGTCCGCAAAGCTCCGGCGCATCTCCCGGTCCCGCGTGCTATGGTCTGGGCGGCCAGTCCGCGACCGTAACCGACGCGGATTTGTTTCTCGGGTATCTGGATGCCGATTCGTTTTTAGGTGGCCGGATGAAACTCGATCGCGACGCGGCCGCGGCTGCGATCGATCGAAGCGTCGCGCAACCGCTTGCGCTGTCGCGCGTGCGCGCGGCTTCCGGAATCTATGACGTCGTCAACGATAACATGGCTCGCGCCGCCAAGATTCATTGTCTCGAACGCGGTAAGGACGCGCGCGAATACACGCTTGTCGCGTACGGCGGTGCGGGTCCCGTGCACGCTGAAGCGATCGCGCGCGAGCTTGGAATTCGAACGATTGTTTATCCGCTGCGCGCAGGCGTCATGTCGGCCTTTGGATTTCTGGTGGCGCCGCCGTCGTTTGAGATGTTGCATGCCATTCCGGCGCCGCTTGAGATGCTCGAGCCGGTTGACGTGAATCCAAGACTACGGGAAATGGAGTCGCGGGGCCGGGCACTCGTGCGAAGCGCGGGCGTCGCGGCTTCGGAATGCATCGTTCGGCGCGAGGTCGACCTGCGTTTCCGTGGGCAGAGCTTTCAACTATCAGTTGCGCTGCCGAACGCCGTATTTCGCAAAAAAGACGTGGCCACGTTGCGTACGCGTTTTCTCCATTTATACCGCGAACGATTTCATCGCCTCAATCCCGATGTACCGCTTGAAGTAACCAGCGTGCGCGTCATCGTGAGCGGCAAACGCAAAGCGGTGAAGCTGCAGCGTATCTCCGGTACCGGATCGCGGGCGAAGAAGGGCGAGCGCAAAATCTACTTTTCCTCGCGTGGCGCATTCGTAACGGGCGGGGTCTACGATCGTTACGCACTGCGTCCGAGGGCGCGCATCGCTGGGCCGGCGGTGATCGAAGAAGCGGAGTCGACCGTCGTCTTGCATCCGGGTTCGCGCGGGCGCGTCGCCGAGAACGGAAGCTTGATTGTGACACTGCCGTCATGA
- a CDS encoding MmgE/PrpD family protein translates to MTAAEQLGHFIARLRWKDVPARVQAQVKLHVLDTLGVICAGVRAPETVAARTPFERWGGAEDAVVIGCRRRLPAPHAAFLNTFAGRVHTFDDTYEDGPVHPGSCAVGAALAAAETAGASGADFLAATLAGYETSVRVSTALGPTHYGSGFHNTGTCNVFGACAAAARAYGLEPDAVADALGLAGETAAGIRQYQVDGSMVDTALNGAHAARGGITALELQRAGLQGPHGVLDGEWGIARVMSRNGNVSEYTLGLGETYVFERTTMKPYPSCRFTHGPVEALLELRARHHLQADAIESVEIATFRESMQVSDKPAVVSRVDAILSHQYVAARVLLDGAIALADFDADRLAEPAARALTQRVRVTFDPVLQQAYPEEWPHRITVVLRDGSRFVTESRRPPGSERAAEKFMMLAEPVFGKDRAHHVMDLVQRLDQVAHIRELACALE, encoded by the coding sequence ATGACCGCCGCCGAGCAGCTCGGGCATTTCATCGCGCGTTTGCGCTGGAAAGACGTCCCGGCTCGCGTTCAAGCCCAGGTGAAGCTGCACGTGCTCGATACGCTCGGCGTCATCTGCGCCGGCGTGCGCGCGCCGGAGACAGTCGCTGCCCGAACGCCGTTCGAGCGGTGGGGCGGTGCCGAAGATGCCGTCGTGATCGGATGCAGGCGCCGCCTACCGGCGCCGCACGCCGCTTTCCTGAACACGTTTGCGGGACGCGTGCACACCTTCGACGACACCTATGAAGATGGTCCCGTGCATCCCGGCAGCTGCGCCGTCGGCGCGGCTCTCGCAGCTGCTGAAACAGCCGGCGCTTCGGGTGCGGATTTCTTGGCCGCGACGCTCGCGGGTTACGAAACGAGCGTTCGCGTGTCGACGGCGCTCGGGCCGACGCATTATGGCTCGGGCTTTCACAACACGGGGACGTGCAACGTCTTCGGCGCATGCGCGGCGGCCGCACGCGCGTACGGACTCGAGCCGGATGCGGTTGCGGATGCGCTTGGCCTCGCAGGTGAGACGGCCGCGGGGATCCGTCAGTATCAAGTTGACGGTTCGATGGTCGATACGGCGCTGAACGGTGCGCATGCCGCGCGCGGAGGGATTACGGCCCTCGAGCTGCAGCGCGCGGGCTTGCAAGGCCCGCACGGCGTCTTGGACGGCGAGTGGGGCATCGCGCGCGTGATGTCGCGCAACGGTAACGTAAGCGAGTACACACTTGGGCTTGGAGAAACGTACGTCTTCGAGCGCACGACGATGAAACCGTATCCGTCGTGTCGCTTCACGCATGGGCCCGTCGAGGCGCTGCTCGAGCTGCGCGCGCGTCATCATCTTCAGGCTGATGCGATTGAATCGGTCGAGATCGCGACGTTTCGCGAATCGATGCAAGTCTCGGATAAGCCGGCCGTCGTCTCGCGCGTCGACGCAATCCTCAGTCACCAGTATGTTGCGGCCCGCGTTCTGCTCGACGGCGCGATCGCGCTTGCCGATTTTGATGCCGATCGTCTTGCCGAACCCGCCGCCCGCGCCCTCACGCAGCGGGTACGCGTGACCTTCGATCCGGTACTGCAGCAAGCGTATCCGGAGGAATGGCCGCATCGTATTACGGTCGTGCTGCGAGACGGTAGCCGGTTCGTAACCGAAAGCCGAAGGCCGCCCGGCAGCGAGCGCGCCGCGGAAAAATTCATGATGCTTGCAGAGCCCGTCTTTGGGAAAGACCGGGCGCACCACGTGATGGATCTGGTCCAACGGCTCGACCAAGTCGCACACATTCGTGAGCTGGCATGCGCGCTGGAATAG
- a CDS encoding ABC transporter permease produces the protein MRAGIGNRGAYAASILIGLICWELVARDLPRIILPPPSIVLVRLATDSLSGALLVALAKALPAMLIGSGLALAIGIPLGLLLGRSAALSTMFDPVINAIYTVPPVAFVPFFIVWFGLYLWARVALIFLMSIFEIIIAVEAGVRDVRPQLIDVGRSFGASGTTLAWKVLAPAILPFIFLAVRIGIVRGINAMITAELFFAAVNLGYMMNDDARRFDTAGVLSIIVLLAIVGLVAQEVLKWAEARALPWHVRAS, from the coding sequence ATGCGCGCTGGAATAGGCAATCGCGGCGCATACGCAGCTTCGATTCTCATTGGACTGATCTGCTGGGAACTCGTCGCGCGCGATCTCCCACGCATCATTCTCCCGCCGCCCTCGATCGTTTTGGTGCGTCTGGCGACGGACTCGCTTTCCGGAGCGCTGCTCGTTGCGCTGGCGAAGGCATTGCCCGCGATGTTGATCGGCTCCGGGCTTGCGCTTGCGATCGGCATTCCGCTCGGTCTTCTCTTGGGGCGCAGCGCCGCTCTCTCAACGATGTTCGACCCGGTCATCAATGCGATTTACACGGTTCCTCCGGTCGCATTCGTTCCGTTTTTCATCGTCTGGTTTGGGCTCTATCTATGGGCGCGTGTGGCGCTGATCTTCCTCATGTCGATCTTCGAAATAATCATCGCAGTCGAGGCCGGCGTCCGTGACGTCCGGCCGCAATTGATCGACGTCGGACGCTCGTTCGGAGCGAGTGGGACTACCCTCGCTTGGAAAGTGCTCGCGCCCGCAATCTTGCCGTTCATCTTTCTCGCGGTGCGGATCGGAATCGTGCGCGGCATCAATGCGATGATCACGGCCGAGCTCTTTTTCGCAGCCGTGAACCTCGGATACATGATGAACGACGATGCGCGGCGGTTCGACACCGCAGGTGTTCTATCGATTATCGTATTGCTTGCGATCGTAGGTTTGGTCGCGCAAGAGGTTCTTAAATGGGCCGAGGCACGCGCGCTCCCATGGCACGTGAGAGCCTCATGA
- a CDS encoding ABC transporter permease subunit — translation MNRAFKLGLQLAGVAIALLAWQAIGMRMGDALFAPPSSVVMQFMPQLLDGSAVDALAGSLRQMAIGFGLAYAIGAPVGIVMARSPLVDALVHPWLNMAVVTSVAALVPFFILVLGTGFWFRVSIVFIATIWFVMLTVYQGARGIEPRWLEVGRAFGARADQRFWKVMVPALFPYLFTAARIGLTHAIRAMVVAEMFVVVGYGALLHNAGLGVSTAPLLGLILLLMTLGVIVNTLLVAASRMLAPWYEERARA, via the coding sequence ATGAACCGCGCATTCAAGCTCGGCCTGCAGCTTGCCGGCGTCGCGATCGCACTGCTCGCGTGGCAGGCGATCGGCATGCGCATGGGCGACGCGCTGTTTGCGCCGCCGTCGTCCGTCGTTATGCAATTCATGCCTCAACTGTTGGACGGCAGTGCAGTCGACGCGCTAGCCGGCTCGCTGCGGCAAATGGCAATCGGCTTTGGTCTCGCGTACGCAATCGGAGCGCCGGTCGGCATCGTGATGGCGCGCTCGCCGCTCGTGGACGCTCTCGTCCACCCGTGGTTGAACATGGCCGTCGTCACGTCGGTCGCAGCGCTCGTTCCGTTTTTCATCTTAGTCCTGGGAACCGGCTTTTGGTTCCGCGTTTCGATCGTCTTTATCGCGACGATTTGGTTCGTGATGTTGACGGTCTATCAAGGCGCGCGCGGCATCGAGCCGCGCTGGCTGGAAGTCGGCCGTGCATTCGGCGCCCGCGCGGATCAGCGATTTTGGAAGGTCATGGTACCGGCGCTTTTTCCGTATCTCTTTACGGCCGCGCGTATCGGTCTCACGCATGCAATACGCGCGATGGTTGTGGCCGAAATGTTCGTGGTCGTCGGATACGGTGCGCTGTTGCACAACGCGGGACTCGGCGTTTCGACCGCGCCATTGCTCGGCCTCATCTTGCTGTTGATGACGCTGGGCGTAATCGTGAATACGTTGCTGGTGGCGGCATCGCGGATGCTGGCGCCTTGGTACGAAGAACGTGCTCGTGCATAA